A region from the Sebastes umbrosus isolate fSebUmb1 chromosome 18, fSebUmb1.pri, whole genome shotgun sequence genome encodes:
- the smim8 gene encoding small integral membrane protein 8 — MSDKEVGKGTESTGEKGYRTPGLRGAQTTTLFRAFNPELFIKPNKPVMVFGLVTITLCVGYLGYMHAMKENDQELYEAIDSEGEKYMRRKTSKWD, encoded by the exons ATGTCGGACAAGGAGGTCGGTAAAGGGACGGAGAGTACCGGGGAGAAAGGTTACCGGACCCCCGGGCTGAGAGGAGCTCAGACCACCACGCTGTTCAGAGCATTCAACCCTGAACTCTTCATCAAACCT AATAAACCAGTGATGGTATTTGGACTGGTGACCATCACCTTGTGTGTGGGCTACCTGGGCTATATGCACGCCATGAAGGAAAACGACCAGGAGCTATACGAGGCGATCGACAGCGAAGGAGAGAAATACATGAGGAGGAAGACTTCCAAATGGGACTGA
- the rad51 gene encoding DNA repair protein RAD51 homolog 1 codes for MAMRSEARVETEVEEEESFGPQPLSRMEQCGVSASDIKKLGEAGFHTIEAVAYAPKKELLNIKGISEAKADKILTEAAKLVPMGFTTATEFHQRRAEIIQISTGSKELDKLLQGGIETGSITEMFGEFRTGKTQLCHTLAVTCQLPIDQGGGEGKAMYIDTEGTFRPERLLAVAERYGLVGSDVLDNVAYARAFNTDHQTQLLYQASAMMAESRYALLIVDSATALYRTDYSGRGELSARQGHLGRFLRMLLRLADEFGVAVVISNQVVAQVDGAAMFSADPKKPIGGNIMAHASTTRLYLRKGRGETRICKIYDSPCLPESEAMFAINADGVGDAKD; via the exons ATGGCTATGAGGAGCGAGGCGAGGGTGGAGacagaggtagaggaggaagaaagcTTCGGACCACAGCCTCTGAGCAGAATGGAG CAATGTGGAGTCAGTGCCAGTGACATCAAAAAGCTTGGGGAGGCAGGTTTCCACACCATCGAGGCGGTGGCCTACGCACCCAAGAAGGAGCTGCTCAACATCAAAGGCATCAGTGAGGCCAAAGCTGACAAAATCCTA ACTGAAGCTGCCAAACTTGTGCCCATGGGTTTCACCACCGCTACTGAGTTCcaccagaggagagcagagatcATCCAGATCTCTACAGGCTCCAAGGAGCTTGATAAACTCTTGCAAG GTGGGATCGAGACAGGCTCCATCACAGAGATGTTCGGAGAGTTTCGGACGGGGAAGACCCAGCTGTGCCACACACTCGCTGTCACCTGTCAG CTGCCCATTGATCAGGGGGGTGGAGAAGGTAAAGCCATGTACATCGACACAGAGGGAACCTTCAGACCAGAGAGACTCCTCGCTGTAGCTGAGAG GTATGGGCTAGTAGGAAGTGACGTTCTGGACAACGTGGCCTACGCCCGAGCCTTCAACACAGACCATCAGACCCAGCTGCTCTACCAAGCCTCCGCCATGATGGCTGAGTCCAG GTATGCTCTGCTGATAGTGGACAGCGCAACAGCTCTGTACAGAACAGACTACTCAGGCAGAGGTGAGCTGTCGGCCCGACAGGGACACCTGGGTCGCTTCCTCCGCATGCTGCTCAGGCTGGCAGACGAG TTTGGCGTTGCCGTGGTGATATCCAACCAGGTGGTAGCACAGGTGGATGGGGCAGCCATGTTTTCTGCAGATCCCAAGAAACCAATCGGAGGCAACATTATGGCTCACGCCTCCACCACACG CCTGTACCTGAGGAAAGGCAGAGGAGAGACGAGGATCTGTAAAATCTACGACTCGCCCTGCCTGCCGGAGTCTGAAGCCATGTTTGCCATTAACGCCGATGGAGTGGGCGATGCCAAGGACTGA